A genomic window from Xyrauchen texanus isolate HMW12.3.18 chromosome 15, RBS_HiC_50CHRs, whole genome shotgun sequence includes:
- the LOC127655828 gene encoding zinc finger and BTB domain-containing protein 7C-like isoform X1 produces MTQTSVRLLSTAPMRGRTEAMSPGEDGLIGIPFPEHSNELLSRLNAQRRSGLLCDLTLTSRGARYPTHRSVMAAVSLYFRRLFGADEDEEGGEGVGDSCSVCQLDCVSPDALAALLEFAYTATLTIRSSGMREVLKGAQLLGIQCVADACRDILGESGDVEEAARLPSRRKQDRCSVARALSPVKLAWRSSQPEMSPKSKDTPEHGLLPTQGREGQDRDARAGHREVLMNGGKHWLQESTPIPHRPDDTPSEEEESCVKGQATPLNSQSQANGAGGGTTVGGGRKRKSQMPQQCPVCQKIIHGAGKLPRHMRTHTGEKPFQCKDCGVRFTRNDKLKIHMRKHTGERPYLCPSCPARFLHSYNLKNHLSLHSGDRPFECPLCHKAFAREDHLQRHRNGHSCLEHRTRRPRHGTGPEHGASPPSDSFSLHQHPDHMSAVAAAHLLYPPDPDGHSMPVQGVPLLGAARMPYPELLWRVIGGAAVKVLDKGEEGSSPHGNTPVTHGTWEDEDEDVGRKEEE; encoded by the exons ATGACACAGACGTCAGTACGGCTACTGTCCACAGCGCCCATGAGGGGCAGAACG GAGGCGATGTCTCCAGGAGAGGACGGTCTAATCGGGATCCCCTTCCCGGAGCACAGCAATGAGCTCCTGTCCCGTCTTAATGCTCAACGCCGGTCAGGGCTGCTCTGTGACCTCACGCTGACTTCACGTGGTGCGCGATACCCAACGCACCGGTCTGTCATGGCCGCAGTCAGTCTTTACTTCCGTCGTCTGTTTGGGGCAGACGAAGACGAGGAGGGAGGCGAGGGTGTGGGTGACAGCTGTAGCGTTTGCCAGCTGGACTGCGTGTCACCGGACGCGCTGGCGGCACTGCTGGAGTTCGCTTACACTGCGACGCTGACAATTCGCAGCTCAGGCATGAGGGAGGTTCTGAAGGGTGCGCAGCTGCTGGGTATTCAGTGCGTGGCTGACGCCTGCAGAGACATCCTGGGTGAGTCGGGTGACGTAGAGGAGGCAGCGCGCCTGCCATCTCGCCGCAAACAGGACCGTTGCTCCGTTGCCAGAGCGTTGTCCCCTGTGAAACTAGCGTGGCGGAGTTCCCAACCCGAAATGTCACCGAAGTCTAAGGACACGCCCGAGCACGGGCTGCTTCCCACTCAAGGACGAGAAGGACAAGACCGAGATGCACGTGCGGGCCACCGAGAGGTGCTAATGAACGGAGGTAAACACTGGCTGCAAGAGTCAACCCCGATCCCTCACCGCCCTGACGACACCCCATCAGAGGAGGAGGAGTCATGTGTGAAAGGTCAGGCCACACCCCTCAACAGTCAATCACAAGCAAATGGAGCAGGGGGCGGAACTACAGTGGGAGGCGGCAGGAAGAGGAAGTCTCAGATGCCACAGCAGTGTCCAGTCTGTCAGAAAATCATCCATGGGGCGGGAAAGCTGCCGCGGCACATGAGAACACACACGGGAGAGAAGCCATTCCAGTGCAAGGACTGCGGCGTCCGTTTCACACG GAACGACAAGCTGAAGATCCACATGCGTAAACACACGGGTGAGCGGCCGTACCTGTGTCCCAGCTGCCCCGCCCGCTTCCTGCACTCCTACAATCTGAAGAACCATCTGTCGCTGCACAGTGGAGATCGTCCTTTCGAGTGCCCGCTTTGCCACAAGGCCTTCGCCCGTGAGGACCATCTGCAGCGCCACAGAAATGGCCACAGCTGTCTGGAGCACCGAACCCGTCGGCCGCGGCATGGAACAGGGCCAGAACACGGAGCCTCTCCACCTTCTGATTCATTCAGCCTTCATCAGCATCCCGATCACATGAGCGCAGTTGCAGCTGCGCATCTCCTGTACCCACCAGACCCCGATGGCCACAGCATGCCAGTGCAGGGTGTGCCACTGCTGGGGGCGGCCAGGATGCCCTACCCTGAGCTGCTGTGGCGGGTGATTGGGGGGGCAGCGGTCAAAGTGCTGGATAAAGGTGAGGAAGGCTCGTCTCCGCATGGCAACACGCCAGTTACACATGGTACATGGGAGGATGAAGATGAGGATGTCGGCAGGAAGGAGGAAGAGTGA
- the LOC127655828 gene encoding zinc finger and BTB domain-containing protein 7C-like isoform X2 gives MSPGEDGLIGIPFPEHSNELLSRLNAQRRSGLLCDLTLTSRGARYPTHRSVMAAVSLYFRRLFGADEDEEGGEGVGDSCSVCQLDCVSPDALAALLEFAYTATLTIRSSGMREVLKGAQLLGIQCVADACRDILGESGDVEEAARLPSRRKQDRCSVARALSPVKLAWRSSQPEMSPKSKDTPEHGLLPTQGREGQDRDARAGHREVLMNGGKHWLQESTPIPHRPDDTPSEEEESCVKGQATPLNSQSQANGAGGGTTVGGGRKRKSQMPQQCPVCQKIIHGAGKLPRHMRTHTGEKPFQCKDCGVRFTRNDKLKIHMRKHTGERPYLCPSCPARFLHSYNLKNHLSLHSGDRPFECPLCHKAFAREDHLQRHRNGHSCLEHRTRRPRHGTGPEHGASPPSDSFSLHQHPDHMSAVAAAHLLYPPDPDGHSMPVQGVPLLGAARMPYPELLWRVIGGAAVKVLDKGEEGSSPHGNTPVTHGTWEDEDEDVGRKEEE, from the exons ATGTCTCCAGGAGAGGACGGTCTAATCGGGATCCCCTTCCCGGAGCACAGCAATGAGCTCCTGTCCCGTCTTAATGCTCAACGCCGGTCAGGGCTGCTCTGTGACCTCACGCTGACTTCACGTGGTGCGCGATACCCAACGCACCGGTCTGTCATGGCCGCAGTCAGTCTTTACTTCCGTCGTCTGTTTGGGGCAGACGAAGACGAGGAGGGAGGCGAGGGTGTGGGTGACAGCTGTAGCGTTTGCCAGCTGGACTGCGTGTCACCGGACGCGCTGGCGGCACTGCTGGAGTTCGCTTACACTGCGACGCTGACAATTCGCAGCTCAGGCATGAGGGAGGTTCTGAAGGGTGCGCAGCTGCTGGGTATTCAGTGCGTGGCTGACGCCTGCAGAGACATCCTGGGTGAGTCGGGTGACGTAGAGGAGGCAGCGCGCCTGCCATCTCGCCGCAAACAGGACCGTTGCTCCGTTGCCAGAGCGTTGTCCCCTGTGAAACTAGCGTGGCGGAGTTCCCAACCCGAAATGTCACCGAAGTCTAAGGACACGCCCGAGCACGGGCTGCTTCCCACTCAAGGACGAGAAGGACAAGACCGAGATGCACGTGCGGGCCACCGAGAGGTGCTAATGAACGGAGGTAAACACTGGCTGCAAGAGTCAACCCCGATCCCTCACCGCCCTGACGACACCCCATCAGAGGAGGAGGAGTCATGTGTGAAAGGTCAGGCCACACCCCTCAACAGTCAATCACAAGCAAATGGAGCAGGGGGCGGAACTACAGTGGGAGGCGGCAGGAAGAGGAAGTCTCAGATGCCACAGCAGTGTCCAGTCTGTCAGAAAATCATCCATGGGGCGGGAAAGCTGCCGCGGCACATGAGAACACACACGGGAGAGAAGCCATTCCAGTGCAAGGACTGCGGCGTCCGTTTCACACG GAACGACAAGCTGAAGATCCACATGCGTAAACACACGGGTGAGCGGCCGTACCTGTGTCCCAGCTGCCCCGCCCGCTTCCTGCACTCCTACAATCTGAAGAACCATCTGTCGCTGCACAGTGGAGATCGTCCTTTCGAGTGCCCGCTTTGCCACAAGGCCTTCGCCCGTGAGGACCATCTGCAGCGCCACAGAAATGGCCACAGCTGTCTGGAGCACCGAACCCGTCGGCCGCGGCATGGAACAGGGCCAGAACACGGAGCCTCTCCACCTTCTGATTCATTCAGCCTTCATCAGCATCCCGATCACATGAGCGCAGTTGCAGCTGCGCATCTCCTGTACCCACCAGACCCCGATGGCCACAGCATGCCAGTGCAGGGTGTGCCACTGCTGGGGGCGGCCAGGATGCCCTACCCTGAGCTGCTGTGGCGGGTGATTGGGGGGGCAGCGGTCAAAGTGCTGGATAAAGGTGAGGAAGGCTCGTCTCCGCATGGCAACACGCCAGTTACACATGGTACATGGGAGGATGAAGATGAGGATGTCGGCAGGAAGGAGGAAGAGTGA